A DNA window from Nitrospira sp. contains the following coding sequences:
- a CDS encoding multicopper oxidase domain-containing protein has protein sequence MLSHTPRVCVPTRMLGAMAAVALLWAPLASAETVTPAGHAAPKVAMTHQLPAWAEQLKGQTIVEDAMSGRGERSSMVEQQHQRIMEHMNHDPQVQGVNTGMYNTQSMMHQYGAGGQDMLLVSDPRIEPVAMVGGGKCPATAPVKQYNVSAINVEITLNQWLDFYPGYMYVLDENLDKVRAEEATNKAARDKEGFDPGAIIPGVQAQWIQPLTIRANQGDCVKIKLSNKLEGGEEVSLHIHGSSMVVSATGAAATTTNSDTIVAKDKSGDYEWYIHPNTQEGVRQFHTFSNDRELTVMGMFGSFVVEPRGSSYWEALGSGDATPASSGWQVMIKNGTGPDFREFVLYYHEVGDEAFRPLNKKGDFLPQRDPLTDAYRPGGRAINYRSEPFGINNMHVQHEYFGFEDESMGYSSYTFGDPSPTIPRSYIGDPAKFRLVHGGSEVFHSHHPHGGTIRWPRSPRAIDDMNLWATSTNGPVKYPVIRAKTDRVDVEVIGPSEALDLETECGSGLCQQLAGDFLFHCHVAHHYVAGMWGYWRVYNTIQQGDLRNDVMPDLRELPDRKGRIKTPIASDKLIGQTVDWFGKQFTITDKGKSNWKGNPAVINIKDWVAMQMPTMGKPGHKDDEKGQTQSYDATVLDWAWNGNVAMSEKESEIDNPKYKSTHPGKRHPIMFEPLTGKVAWPHLTPHFGRRVMFSPNHVGAPWLEMIRRDANGEESVDQALPGENGVWSLCPENAGRKSYNVHFVKMPIKIAKAQGKEPPVIDPNGLIYVLHEEEAAVRANDDLKYPLVVRGNIYDCLDWTLTSEWDDDDYTNFQSSKINTHWHFLQFDNQASDGVITGFSYEQSVRPFTMLEKKNKKGLPAPMNTVLTGAVKKGATSLSVKNAKQYHVGTLIMVGADNVKGNEISRIKAINGNQIVLARGLKNDHPANDIITVEFVRQRFWVDADVGTVFWHDHAFGATTWPHGGFGTFIAEPVGSTYHDPKSGKDIRSGPIADIRTVEPVGHGVNNSFRELMVQVHDTVPHTVNVVTAGNPPGQPIEVALEAGKTVSFMMPEKIYMTPMPFLNGGTHTTGSGLNFRAGPIAQRLATNPDSSQIFNSSIHGDPYTPTLRAYVGDTMVFRLLHTLMNESMVWTLSGHTFLTERYAGDANRKNSIHIGIAERYDLVVPQAGGSRFQAGDYIHFNGRSSKFSEGGWGIIRVYDKEQADLKKLTSGFSGKGEIPKALPVCPADAPVKSFNVVALDFPSMKFNAKAPETIEVDFERKILMTNPDAKIFALEEDTAKVASGAQPMPLTLRVNVGDCVKVNLKNKMKESKASFSAIGLAFDPKESMGANIGNNPGDQTIAPGAERTYTYYADPFNGETTSLVWDWGNVMTNPRNGLFGAIVVGPKGAKYRDPKTGADLSTKNAWAADVILDHSMPGMENRPNYRDVALFFQDEDNIIGTSFMPYVQNVAGLTGVNYRSEPYKFREEQGCSLGKVFQPCKADKPEDPATPLIEAHAGDPVRIHILGVSNEQNGMFSVEKHEWPIEPFMRGADQISVVEFSGSETIDAFIPSAGGPYRQPGDYVYSNQRLPYSQSGQWGYVRVLPSGDQRLLPLHGTGAGMKSASVGQPMQVIPVAAK, from the coding sequence ATGTTATCTCACACGCCACGGGTATGTGTGCCTACCCGTATGCTTGGCGCCATGGCAGCGGTAGCCCTATTGTGGGCGCCGCTGGCATCAGCCGAGACTGTCACTCCCGCAGGTCATGCGGCTCCGAAAGTCGCGATGACTCACCAGCTCCCCGCCTGGGCGGAGCAACTCAAAGGTCAGACAATCGTCGAAGACGCCATGTCCGGAAGGGGCGAGCGGTCCTCGATGGTCGAGCAGCAGCACCAGCGCATCATGGAACACATGAACCATGATCCGCAGGTTCAGGGCGTCAACACCGGTATGTACAACACCCAGTCGATGATGCACCAATACGGAGCGGGCGGACAGGACATGTTGTTGGTGTCCGATCCCCGCATTGAGCCGGTGGCGATGGTGGGCGGCGGCAAGTGCCCCGCAACCGCCCCGGTGAAGCAGTACAACGTATCTGCGATCAACGTCGAGATCACGCTGAATCAGTGGCTCGATTTTTATCCCGGCTACATGTACGTGCTGGATGAGAACCTGGACAAGGTCCGCGCGGAAGAAGCGACGAATAAGGCCGCGCGCGACAAGGAAGGGTTCGATCCCGGAGCCATCATTCCCGGCGTGCAGGCCCAGTGGATTCAACCGTTGACCATCCGCGCCAACCAGGGCGATTGCGTCAAGATCAAGCTGAGCAACAAGCTCGAAGGCGGCGAAGAAGTCAGCCTTCATATCCATGGGTCCTCCATGGTGGTGAGCGCGACGGGCGCCGCCGCCACCACGACCAACTCGGATACGATTGTCGCCAAGGACAAGAGCGGCGATTACGAGTGGTATATCCACCCGAACACCCAGGAAGGTGTCCGTCAGTTCCATACGTTCAGCAACGATCGCGAGCTGACCGTCATGGGCATGTTCGGTTCCTTCGTCGTGGAGCCCCGCGGCTCGTCCTATTGGGAAGCGCTCGGCAGCGGCGATGCGACTCCGGCCTCCAGCGGCTGGCAGGTCATGATCAAGAACGGGACGGGTCCGGACTTCCGCGAGTTCGTCCTCTACTACCATGAAGTCGGCGATGAAGCGTTCCGCCCCTTGAATAAGAAGGGCGACTTCCTCCCGCAGCGCGATCCGTTGACGGACGCCTATCGTCCCGGTGGCCGCGCGATCAACTATCGCAGCGAGCCGTTCGGCATCAACAACATGCACGTGCAGCATGAGTACTTCGGCTTTGAAGACGAGTCGATGGGCTACAGCTCCTATACGTTCGGCGACCCGTCGCCGACGATTCCTCGTTCCTACATCGGTGACCCGGCCAAGTTCCGCCTGGTGCACGGTGGATCGGAAGTGTTCCACAGCCACCATCCGCACGGAGGCACGATCCGGTGGCCGCGCAGCCCGCGGGCAATCGATGACATGAACCTCTGGGCGACCAGCACTAACGGCCCGGTCAAGTACCCGGTCATTCGTGCCAAGACCGATCGTGTCGACGTGGAAGTCATCGGGCCGTCAGAAGCCCTCGACCTGGAAACCGAGTGCGGTTCCGGTCTCTGCCAGCAGTTGGCGGGCGACTTCTTGTTCCATTGCCACGTGGCACACCACTATGTCGCAGGCATGTGGGGCTACTGGCGCGTGTACAACACGATCCAACAGGGTGATCTGCGGAACGACGTGATGCCGGATCTCCGTGAGTTGCCGGATCGCAAGGGCCGGATCAAGACTCCGATCGCTTCCGACAAGCTGATCGGTCAGACTGTGGACTGGTTCGGCAAGCAGTTCACGATCACCGATAAGGGGAAGAGCAATTGGAAGGGTAACCCGGCCGTCATCAATATCAAGGATTGGGTTGCCATGCAGATGCCCACGATGGGTAAGCCTGGCCACAAAGATGATGAGAAGGGCCAGACTCAGTCGTACGATGCCACCGTCCTCGATTGGGCGTGGAACGGCAACGTGGCGATGAGCGAAAAGGAAAGCGAGATCGACAATCCCAAGTACAAGTCCACGCATCCGGGCAAGCGGCATCCGATCATGTTCGAGCCGTTGACCGGCAAGGTGGCGTGGCCGCATCTCACGCCGCATTTCGGTCGGCGCGTGATGTTCTCGCCGAACCACGTCGGCGCGCCCTGGCTGGAAATGATCCGCCGGGATGCCAACGGTGAAGAGAGTGTCGATCAGGCGCTTCCCGGTGAAAACGGCGTGTGGAGCCTCTGCCCGGAGAATGCCGGACGGAAGAGCTACAACGTCCACTTCGTGAAGATGCCGATCAAGATTGCAAAGGCGCAAGGGAAAGAGCCGCCGGTCATCGATCCGAACGGCTTGATCTATGTGCTCCATGAAGAAGAAGCGGCAGTCCGCGCCAACGACGATCTGAAGTATCCGTTGGTGGTCCGCGGCAATATCTATGATTGCTTGGACTGGACGCTGACCAGCGAGTGGGACGACGACGACTACACGAACTTCCAGTCCTCGAAGATCAACACGCACTGGCATTTCCTGCAGTTCGACAACCAGGCGTCGGACGGCGTCATCACCGGCTTCTCGTACGAGCAGTCGGTCCGCCCGTTCACGATGCTGGAGAAGAAGAACAAGAAGGGCCTTCCGGCCCCGATGAACACGGTGTTGACGGGCGCGGTCAAGAAGGGCGCGACCAGCCTCTCCGTGAAGAACGCCAAGCAGTACCATGTCGGGACGCTCATCATGGTGGGCGCCGACAACGTGAAGGGCAATGAAATCTCCCGCATCAAGGCGATCAACGGCAACCAGATCGTTTTGGCGAGGGGCTTGAAGAACGACCATCCGGCGAACGACATCATCACGGTGGAATTCGTCCGGCAGCGGTTCTGGGTCGATGCGGACGTGGGAACCGTGTTCTGGCACGACCATGCGTTCGGTGCGACCACCTGGCCGCACGGCGGGTTCGGCACCTTCATCGCCGAGCCGGTCGGTTCGACCTATCATGATCCGAAGAGCGGCAAGGACATCCGGAGCGGCCCCATCGCCGACATCCGGACCGTCGAGCCGGTGGGTCATGGCGTGAACAACAGCTTCCGTGAATTGATGGTGCAAGTGCACGACACCGTGCCCCACACCGTCAACGTCGTGACCGCGGGCAATCCTCCCGGGCAGCCGATCGAAGTGGCGCTCGAGGCCGGAAAGACCGTGTCGTTCATGATGCCGGAAAAGATCTACATGACGCCGATGCCGTTCCTGAACGGTGGTACGCACACCACCGGCAGCGGTCTGAACTTCCGGGCCGGTCCCATCGCGCAGCGGTTGGCGACCAATCCGGATTCGTCGCAGATCTTCAACAGCAGCATCCACGGCGATCCCTATACGCCGACCCTGCGGGCCTATGTGGGAGACACGATGGTGTTCCGTCTCCTCCATACCCTCATGAACGAGTCGATGGTTTGGACCTTGTCCGGCCACACGTTCTTGACGGAGCGCTATGCGGGTGACGCCAACCGGAAGAATTCGATTCATATCGGGATTGCCGAGCGCTACGACCTCGTGGTGCCGCAAGCCGGTGGATCGCGTTTCCAGGCGGGCGACTACATTCACTTCAACGGCCGGTCTTCAAAGTTCTCCGAAGGCGGCTGGGGCATCATTCGTGTCTATGACAAGGAACAGGCCGATCTGAAGAAGCTCACGTCGGGCTTCTCCGGCAAGGGCGAAATCCCGAAGGCATTGCCGGTCTGTCCGGCTGATGCTCCGGTGAAGTCGTTCAACGTGGTCGCATTGGATTTCCCATCCATGAAGTTCAACGCGAAGGCGCCTGAGACCATCGAAGTGGACTTCGAGCGCAAGATTCTCATGACCAATCCCGACGCGAAGATCTTTGCCTTGGAAGAAGATACCGCCAAGGTGGCAAGCGGCGCGCAGCCGATGCCGCTGACTCTTCGTGTCAACGTCGGTGATTGCGTGAAAGTGAACCTGAAGAACAAGATGAAGGAAAGCAAGGCGTCCTTCTCGGCCATCGGCTTGGCCTTCGATCCGAAGGAATCGATGGGCGCCAATATCGGCAATAACCCCGGCGATCAGACGATCGCTCCGGGCGCCGAGCGGACCTATACGTACTATGCGGATCCCTTTAACGGTGAAACGACCTCGTTGGTCTGGGATTGGGGCAATGTGATGACCAATCCGCGCAACGGGCTGTTCGGCGCCATTGTGGTGGGTCCGAAGGGTGCGAAGTATCGCGATCCGAAGACCGGTGCCGACCTCTCGACCAAAAATGCCTGGGCGGCCGACGTGATCCTCGATCACTCGATGCCCGGGATGGAGAATCGGCCGAACTATCGTGACGTGGCGTTGTTCTTCCAGGACGAAGACAACATCATCGGCACGAGCTTCATGCCTTATGTGCAAAATGTGGCCGGTTTGACCGGTGTGAACTATCGGTCCGAACCCTACAAGTTCCGGGAAGAGCAGGGGTGTTCGTTGGGCAAGGTGTTCCAGCCTTGCAAAGCCGACAAGCCTGAGGATCCGGCAACGCCTCTCATTGAGGCGCATGCGGGCGATCCTGTCCGGATTCACATTCTGGGTGTGAGCAACGAACAGAACGGGATGTTCAGCGTGGAAAAGCATGAGTGGCCGATTGAGCCGTTCATGCGCGGCGCTGACCAGATCAGTGTCGTGGAGTTCTCCGGTTCCGAGACGATTGATGCCTTTATCCCCTCGGCAGGCGGTCCGTACCGTCAGCCAGGCGACTACGTATACAGCAACCAGCGGTTGCCGTACTCGCAGTCCGGCCAGTGGGGCTATGTGCGGGTGTTGCCGTCCGGTGACCAGCGGTTGTTGCCGCTGCACGGGACTGGCGCCGGGATGAAGAGTGCATCGGTTGGACAGCCGATGCAGGTGATCCCGGTCGCAGCGAAGTAA